A genomic window from Salvia splendens isolate huo1 chromosome 11, SspV2, whole genome shotgun sequence includes:
- the LOC121754559 gene encoding uncharacterized protein LOC121754559: MLEEGVTLHLDRQRRLDPALRKEELIVGQKDLLFQCQLKLIPRRRNSKWADPRTIMSGDSDEEAEGGAQPAAAPAEKAESVPPPHAEGTSAQNAPSPPSDGSSTSPLQGPSQPIEVVTIDNNSTEDLQPPPSDILLQPREADWVFHQAVENEPDEKEKQPLRRRTRQRNMARIIEEVEARVADKPGREEEPEQRLRIMRRLMDEPEEANQGTGEAAEEREVGKAGEEREGVEDSHDREERERKRKGKSVLPPPKRMRPATWGIVITNATQHAPPREGDEGKDTKK; encoded by the exons ATGTTAGAAGAAGGAGTGACACTCCACCTTGATCGACAACGCAGACTCGACCCCGCTTTGAGAAAGGAAGAGCTCATAGTGGGGCAGAAAGATCTACTCTTCCAATGTCAACTCAAACTGATACCCAGGAGGCGGAATTCAAAATGGGCGGACCCTCGTACCATCATG AGTGGGGACTCCGATGAAGAAGCGGAGGGAGGCGCGCAACCCGCCGCCGCTCCGGCCGAAAAAGCAGAGTCCGTGCCGCCACCACATGCAGAGGGCACATCTGCTCAAAATGCCCCGTCACCACCAAGTGACGGGAGTTCTACTTCCCCCCTCCAAGGGCCGTCACAACCGATCGAGGTTGTGACCATAGACAACAACTCCACTGAGGACCTTCAGCCGCCTCCCAGCGACATCCTACTGCAGCCAAGGGAGGCTGACTGGGTTTTCCACCAAGCGGTGGAGAATGAGCCAGATGAGAAGGAAAAGCAGCCACTTCGCCGCCGGACGCGCCAGAGGAACATGGCGCGGATTATAGAGGAGGTAGAGGCCAGGGTGGCCGATAAGCCAGGGAGAGAGGAGGAGCCGGAGCAGAGGCTCCGCATAATGCGGCGGCTGATGGATGAGCCAGAGGAGGCGAACCAAGGGACTGGGGAGGCCGCAGAAGAGAGAGAAGTTGGTAAGGCCGGTGAGGAGAGGGAGGGTGTTGAGGACAGCCATGATAGGGAAGAGAGGGaaaggaaaaggaaggggaagagTGTTCTTCCTCCTCCGAAGAGGATGCGCCCCGCAACCTGGGGCATTGTTATTACTAACGCTACCCAACATGCCCCTCCACGCGAAGGAGATGAGGGAAAAGATACCAAGAAGTAG
- the LOC121754560 gene encoding uncharacterized protein LOC121754560: protein MEHLNNIYFILIESVTIIFSWKKLFTQITFATILPLSLLSLLHAHISKLLFSNIQNPSFNNINPNKWRVFLFNAAYIVLFLALSLVSTTAVVEAVARVYTSSEPRFTEVMRVALKVWKRVTATLLWSLLLLVSYNAAAFALISPWIPYSLIFFSAYAVGFVYISVVWHLASVVSVLEDLGGADAMIKGMGLVKGRMVISGVVFFLLNLCFVCVEVVFERYVVVGIGRRIGCGIVCLLVFCGITLLGLVTQTVVYFECKLYHGEIIIIPIANSKDARVDLGDYAPLIRSNEVDRC, encoded by the coding sequence ATGGAGCACCTCAATAATATCTACTTCATTTTGATCGAATCTGTGACTATCATATTTTCATGGAAGAAACTCTTCACCCAAATCACCTTTGCCACAATTCTCCCCTTATCTCTCCTATCTCTTCTCCATGCACACATCTCCAAGCTCCTCTTCTCCAACATACAAAACCCCTCTTTTAACAACATTAACCCTAATAAATGGCGGGTTTTTCTCTTCAACGCAGCGTATATTGTCCTCTTCCTCGCGCTCTCCTTGGTCTCCACAACTGCAGTGGTGGAAGCCGTCGCGCGTGTGTACACCTCCAGCGAGCCGCGTTTCACAGAGGTGATGCGTGTGGCGCTCAAGGTTTGGAAAAGGGTCACGGCCACGCTTTTATGGAGTTTATTACTTCTTGTTTCATACAACGCGGCCGCTTTCGCATTGATATCTCCGTGGATTCCGTACAGCCTTATTTTCTTTAGCGCTTACGCGGTAGGGTTCGTGTACATCAGCGTCGTATGGCATCTGGCGAGCGTGGTCTCGGTGTTGGAGGACCTAGGAGGGGCGGACGCCATGATCAAGGGCATGGGGCTCGTGAAGGGCAGGATGGTCATTTCAGGTGTTGTATTCTTCTTGCTCAACTTGTGCTTTGTTTGCGTTGAAGTGGTGTTTGAGAGATATGTTGTGGTTGGGATTGGGAGGAGGATTGGATGTGGGATTGTGTGTTTATTGGTGTTTTGTGGGATAACATTGTTGGGGCTTGTTACTCAAACGGTTGTTTATTTTGAGTGCAAGTTGTATCATGGTGAGATTATTATAATCCCAATCGCAAACTCCAAAGATGCAAGAgttgatttgggtgattatgcTCCCTTGATCAGATCTAATGAGGTGGATAGATGTTAA